The Zobellia alginiliquefaciens genome contains a region encoding:
- a CDS encoding DNA-3-methyladenine glycosylase I, which produces MEKHRCGWCKGDALYEAYHDEEWGSPVKDDAVLFEFLVLETFQAGLSWITILRKRENFRKAFDNFEYKKIVAYEEDKIQDLLQDAGIIRNKLKVRATVSNAAAFLKIQDEYGSFSNYVWGYVNHTPIKNSVENYKNAPATTEISDALSKDLKKRGFKFVGSTVVYAFMQAVGLVNDHEVSCFRYNEV; this is translated from the coding sequence ATGGAAAAACACAGATGCGGTTGGTGCAAAGGTGATGCGCTCTATGAAGCCTACCACGATGAAGAATGGGGTTCTCCCGTAAAAGATGACGCCGTACTTTTTGAATTTTTAGTCTTGGAAACCTTTCAAGCAGGGTTAAGTTGGATAACCATTTTACGAAAGCGGGAAAATTTCCGAAAGGCATTTGACAATTTTGAGTATAAAAAGATTGTTGCCTATGAAGAGGATAAAATTCAAGATTTATTGCAAGATGCAGGAATTATCAGAAATAAACTAAAGGTGCGTGCCACCGTCTCAAATGCTGCCGCCTTCTTAAAAATCCAGGATGAATACGGAAGCTTTAGCAACTACGTTTGGGGTTACGTAAATCATACTCCAATAAAAAACAGTGTTGAAAATTATAAGAACGCCCCGGCCACAACCGAGATTTCCGACGCACTTAGCAAAGACCTTAAAAAAAGAGGTTTTAAGTTTGTAGGCAGTACCGTTGTCTATGCCTTTATGCAGGCGGTAGGCTTGGTAAACGACCATGAAGTCTCTTGCTTTAGATATAATGAAGTTTAA
- a CDS encoding alkaline phosphatase family protein produces MKKNFYLVLVLIITIVKYGRAQEESLTQHVVLVSVDGFRPNFYLEDKWPTPNLKKMVREGAAAMGVRGVFPSVTYPSHTTIITGAYPAEHGVFYNSPFEEGGQTGRWYWESSLIQTETLWHAVKSAGKTSASFIWPVSVGAPIDYNIPEYWLLNSKVSRIESMRTKENPKGFLKEMEEEVLGKLNEKTFNGDYLNREDRTGEMAAYTLEKYKPNLMTLHLIATDHFQHEQGRDGEKVYTAIAAVDRAIGKIMEAAERADILDKTTFIITGDHGFVDIHSALNPNIWLVEEGLMEDQKDRGNWKAAFHTSGASAFLMLKDKNDKKSVAKVRAKLNGLPASIKKLFRVVEREELVGIGADPNAVLALAPIPGIAMSSRTNGEVLSPRRGGTHGFFPDFKEIETGFIAFGAGVYKGKKIEKMGLEDIAPVVSELLQLNFESKHGILYPGILTNKN; encoded by the coding sequence ATGAAAAAGAATTTTTATTTAGTACTGGTATTGATTATAACCATTGTGAAATATGGAAGGGCACAAGAAGAGAGCTTGACCCAACACGTGGTTTTGGTTTCGGTAGATGGTTTTAGGCCTAATTTCTACCTAGAGGATAAATGGCCTACTCCAAACCTAAAAAAGATGGTTCGGGAGGGTGCTGCCGCTATGGGAGTAAGAGGGGTGTTTCCTTCAGTTACCTATCCGTCGCATACTACAATAATAACAGGTGCGTACCCTGCAGAACACGGTGTGTTTTATAATAGCCCATTTGAAGAAGGTGGACAGACAGGGCGCTGGTATTGGGAAAGTAGCCTTATCCAGACAGAAACTCTATGGCACGCCGTAAAAAGTGCTGGAAAAACAAGTGCCAGTTTTATTTGGCCGGTATCTGTAGGAGCTCCTATTGATTATAATATTCCTGAATACTGGTTGTTGAACAGTAAGGTTAGTCGAATAGAGTCTATGCGGACCAAAGAGAACCCAAAAGGGTTTTTAAAGGAAATGGAAGAAGAAGTTCTGGGAAAACTGAACGAGAAAACCTTTAATGGCGATTATTTAAACCGTGAAGATAGAACCGGTGAGATGGCGGCCTATACTTTGGAGAAATACAAACCCAATTTAATGACACTACATTTAATAGCTACCGATCATTTTCAACATGAACAAGGTAGGGACGGAGAAAAGGTCTATACTGCAATTGCAGCTGTAGATCGTGCCATTGGCAAAATAATGGAAGCTGCGGAAAGGGCCGATATTCTCGATAAAACTACATTTATTATTACAGGAGATCATGGCTTTGTTGATATTCACTCCGCTCTAAACCCTAATATCTGGCTAGTGGAAGAGGGTTTAATGGAAGACCAAAAAGACCGAGGCAACTGGAAAGCTGCTTTCCATACATCTGGGGCCTCGGCATTTTTAATGTTGAAGGATAAAAACGATAAAAAGAGTGTCGCCAAGGTGCGTGCCAAATTAAATGGATTGCCGGCGTCTATTAAAAAACTATTTAGGGTTGTAGAAAGAGAAGAGCTAGTTGGTATTGGCGCGGATCCCAATGCTGTACTTGCATTGGCCCCAATACCGGGCATTGCCATGTCATCCAGAACAAATGGAGAAGTTCTTTCGCCTAGAAGAGGAGGAACCCATGGCTTTTTTCCTGATTTTAAAGAAATAGAAACAGGTTTTATTGCTTTTGGAGCTGGAGTCTATAAGGGTAAAAAAATAGAAAAAATGGGGTTGGAAGACATTGCTCCAGTAGTTAGCGAACTGTTACAACTTAATTTTGAATCTAAGCACGGCATACTTTACCCAGGAATCTTAACCAACAAAAACTGA
- a CDS encoding DUF3127 domain-containing protein, producing MEVQGKVKMVGETQTFGNNGFRKREIVVTTEEQYPQHIMVEFVQDKTDLLNNFSVGQDVKISINLRGREWTNPQGEVKYFNSIQGWRIEGAQKEQSAAGMPPVPPAEAFQPADNLNEEDHDDLPF from the coding sequence ATGGAAGTTCAAGGAAAAGTAAAAATGGTAGGAGAAACCCAAACGTTTGGTAACAACGGGTTCAGAAAGCGCGAAATAGTAGTAACTACAGAAGAGCAGTATCCACAACATATAATGGTTGAGTTCGTACAAGATAAAACGGACTTGCTAAACAACTTTAGCGTTGGTCAAGATGTAAAAATCAGCATCAACTTAAGAGGTAGAGAGTGGACCAACCCACAGGGTGAAGTAAAGTATTTTAACTCTATTCAAGGATGGAGAATTGAAGGTGCTCAAAAAGAACAGAGTGCGGCAGGTATGCCTCCGGTGCCACCAGCAGAAGCTTTTCAGCCTGCCGACAACCTTAATGAAGAAGACCACGACGATTTGCCTTTCTAA
- a CDS encoding DUF2490 domain-containing protein: protein MSFIRALVFVCICFLGNPGFCQDNFTGYFEPDISLNYKVTTNYSHNFKIAQRAYMYEDNFAYSVRQLDVSHFSSLKIGFEQSLAVGIQYRFRDSFDNNGENELRITEQHKFSHAYEIIRLGGRFRAEQRISPSSTIHRFRYQVSIDLPLKGKQVDIGEPYFSAATEALLSVAKSSTPEYDQRLSTHVGWLLNRETRLETGAQYRAEDYTNGVENSIFLLASLIFSL from the coding sequence ATGTCCTTTATTAGAGCATTAGTATTTGTCTGTATCTGTTTTCTTGGAAATCCGGGCTTCTGCCAAGATAATTTCACGGGATATTTTGAACCTGACATTTCATTGAACTATAAGGTAACCACAAATTACTCGCATAATTTTAAGATTGCGCAGCGGGCCTATATGTACGAAGATAATTTCGCCTATTCCGTAAGACAGCTAGATGTTTCACATTTTTCCAGCCTTAAAATTGGTTTTGAACAGAGTTTGGCGGTGGGTATACAGTACCGTTTCCGGGATTCTTTTGATAATAACGGAGAAAATGAACTTCGTATTACCGAACAGCATAAATTTTCGCATGCTTACGAAATTATACGTTTGGGTGGCCGTTTTCGCGCAGAACAACGTATCAGTCCGTCATCTACCATTCATCGTTTTCGATACCAGGTTTCCATAGACCTTCCTTTAAAAGGGAAACAGGTAGATATTGGGGAGCCCTATTTTTCAGCCGCAACGGAAGCCTTACTGAGTGTAGCCAAAAGTAGCACCCCTGAATATGACCAACGGCTGTCAACCCATGTGGGCTGGTTATTAAACCGTGAAACCCGATTAGAAACCGGAGCGCAATACAGAGCGGAGGATTATACTAATGGAGTGGAAAATTCTATTTTTTTACTCGCCTCCCTTATTTTCAGCCTGTAA
- a CDS encoding TonB-dependent receptor gives MKTNYLSYLRTMTMFLIFGAVHMSFGQATNASVSGTIKDITGVPLLGAEIILKNTSTGFISGAITNENGTFKILQLPLGGPYEITAKYLGFADAKQEGFTLNLGDALSVDFVLQESSTALNEVVVSSNSLYKRIEQIGASTKIGAGQIKKLATEGRNFTGLTSLSPLQGAGSINLGGQRRTSTNVTIDGLNARNTLTAGEIGRGPYTISQEAIREFEVSTNDYNVTEGRQGGGSISAVTKAGTNEFSGSTFFYHRADGLQSKYTIQGQERDADFYNSQYGLSIGGPIVKDKLHFFAVFERQDAGEPTSIAEIQNEDDENRLGITSSNLERFLNIGRTVYGLSNSQQVGQFDRETEANNLFLRLDWQINDKHRLTVRNLYNKWESPFSVSDNSNIEVAESYSDFESQENSIMLSLRSMFSSKVTNEFKFQYQHAERAFTPNSELPQSNIPRAIVEVSSVLPNGNTRSRSVQLGGQRFTPETNQENQIQFTNTTYVNAGKYNLTFGTDNMITNLETLLSNEQNGRFFFDSLDDFENQIASRYAREVPLQGLPLVKQTVLDLSLFAQLETDITPDLNLVAGVRWDATKFLDEAEFNPVVFNELGIRTNEKLDDYNNIQPRFQLTYNLKGKNTDIFKLGGGIFSSQPHYYAQVNNIQNSGTLLGAIDVTGANVPVPDFQSYRNDPSTVPGVPAGVTPFSTINAVGEDFQVPTIYKANLSYTHFFGERYSLGFNALYSHTSNNYIYQEANLVAEPFFVTPLGREVFVPANTISENGGTDWTNSRISDQVGRTLVLTSDGVLDNLALVIEGTAQIGKDGYLNASMTFNRSKDNSSYNCCVANTSTFIPVEGDPRDLNYGYSDNHFDTKMVVNGATPTWKGFTLGATVIGQGGTRYSLHVDDNASANGDFNLRNDIAYIFDPNDPSTPQSIVEGYNEILNDPETPENFKEYLRNSYGGFAERNGGKNPFAATIDLRLQKRFETKNKKQGLELSVDIFNFANLLNKEWGRTHNFGRRRDFMRINGFDQAAQAYDYSVQTGAGTEPINGTPWRLQLGARYTFN, from the coding sequence ATGAAAACAAATTACTTAAGCTATTTAAGAACAATGACCATGTTCCTGATTTTTGGAGCAGTACATATGTCTTTTGGCCAAGCAACGAACGCATCTGTAAGCGGGACTATAAAGGACATTACAGGAGTACCCTTACTGGGCGCCGAGATAATCCTTAAGAATACGTCTACAGGTTTTATATCCGGAGCGATAACTAATGAAAATGGGACTTTTAAAATATTACAATTGCCCTTAGGAGGCCCTTATGAAATAACGGCAAAGTACTTGGGCTTCGCCGACGCAAAACAAGAAGGTTTTACTTTAAATTTAGGTGATGCACTTTCGGTAGATTTTGTTTTGCAAGAATCTTCTACTGCTCTAAATGAGGTGGTAGTTTCTTCTAACAGTTTGTATAAAAGAATTGAGCAAATAGGAGCTTCAACAAAAATTGGTGCCGGACAAATAAAAAAGTTAGCTACGGAAGGTAGAAACTTTACCGGATTAACCAGTTTGTCTCCGTTACAAGGAGCTGGAAGTATTAATTTGGGCGGACAACGTAGAACTTCTACTAATGTTACTATAGACGGGCTAAATGCTAGAAATACCTTAACTGCGGGTGAAATTGGCCGGGGTCCTTACACCATTTCACAAGAGGCTATCCGAGAATTTGAGGTTTCAACCAATGATTACAATGTTACGGAGGGTAGACAAGGAGGAGGTTCAATTTCAGCAGTGACCAAAGCGGGGACCAATGAGTTTAGCGGAAGTACGTTTTTCTATCATCGTGCAGATGGATTACAAAGTAAGTATACCATTCAAGGACAGGAGCGAGATGCTGACTTTTATAACTCGCAATATGGTTTAAGTATTGGTGGACCTATAGTAAAGGATAAGCTGCATTTCTTTGCTGTTTTTGAAAGACAGGATGCCGGAGAGCCAACGAGTATTGCTGAAATTCAGAACGAAGATGATGAAAATAGATTGGGTATTACATCGTCTAACTTAGAGCGTTTTTTAAATATAGGTCGTACTGTGTATGGTTTAAGCAATTCTCAGCAAGTGGGTCAGTTTGATCGCGAAACGGAAGCAAATAACTTGTTCCTTAGGCTGGATTGGCAGATCAATGATAAGCATCGTTTAACGGTTAGGAATTTATATAACAAATGGGAGAGCCCTTTTAGTGTAAGCGATAACTCTAATATTGAAGTTGCTGAATCTTATTCTGATTTTGAGTCTCAGGAAAACAGCATTATGTTGTCTCTAAGATCTATGTTCAGCTCCAAGGTTACCAATGAGTTTAAGTTTCAGTACCAACATGCAGAGCGCGCTTTTACTCCCAACTCCGAACTTCCACAATCCAATATTCCAAGAGCAATTGTTGAGGTTTCATCGGTTTTGCCAAATGGAAACACAAGAAGTAGGAGTGTGCAGTTGGGCGGGCAGCGTTTTACTCCGGAAACCAATCAGGAAAACCAAATTCAGTTTACGAACACTACGTATGTAAATGCAGGGAAGTATAATCTTACTTTTGGTACGGACAACATGATCACTAATTTGGAAACTTTGCTTTCCAACGAGCAAAATGGTCGTTTTTTCTTTGATTCGTTAGATGATTTTGAAAATCAAATAGCTTCACGCTATGCTAGGGAAGTACCACTGCAAGGTCTCCCTCTTGTTAAACAGACTGTTTTAGACCTTTCGTTGTTCGCTCAGTTGGAAACTGATATTACACCAGACCTAAACTTGGTTGCGGGTGTGCGATGGGATGCTACAAAGTTTTTAGATGAGGCGGAGTTCAACCCTGTGGTGTTTAATGAACTAGGAATTCGTACCAATGAAAAGTTGGATGACTACAATAACATTCAGCCAAGGTTTCAATTAACTTATAATTTAAAAGGAAAGAATACGGATATCTTTAAATTAGGAGGTGGTATTTTTTCTTCTCAACCTCATTATTATGCACAGGTAAATAACATACAGAATAGTGGTACTTTGTTGGGCGCTATAGATGTTACTGGTGCAAATGTTCCCGTTCCGGACTTCCAATCTTACCGTAACGACCCTAGCACAGTTCCGGGCGTACCAGCAGGCGTTACCCCTTTTTCAACCATCAATGCGGTAGGTGAGGATTTTCAGGTTCCCACTATATACAAGGCAAACTTAAGTTACACCCATTTCTTTGGTGAGAGATATAGCCTTGGTTTTAATGCGCTTTATAGCCATACGAGCAATAATTACATTTATCAAGAAGCCAACTTGGTTGCGGAGCCCTTCTTTGTTACTCCTCTGGGTAGGGAAGTCTTTGTTCCTGCCAATACTATTTCTGAAAATGGGGGAACGGATTGGACAAATTCCCGAATTTCAGACCAAGTGGGTAGAACTTTGGTGTTAACTTCTGATGGTGTTTTAGATAATTTGGCTCTTGTAATTGAAGGTACGGCCCAGATTGGAAAAGATGGATACTTAAATGCGAGCATGACCTTTAATCGGTCAAAAGATAATTCGTCCTACAACTGTTGTGTGGCCAATACATCAACCTTTATTCCTGTGGAAGGAGATCCAAGAGATTTGAACTATGGATATTCAGATAATCATTTTGATACTAAAATGGTGGTGAATGGAGCTACTCCTACATGGAAAGGGTTTACACTCGGGGCAACGGTAATCGGTCAGGGAGGAACGAGATATTCTTTGCATGTGGATGATAACGCGAGCGCTAACGGAGATTTTAATCTAAGAAACGATATAGCGTATATTTTTGACCCCAATGACCCTAGTACACCACAGTCTATTGTTGAAGGGTACAATGAAATATTGAACGATCCGGAAACCCCAGAAAACTTCAAGGAGTATTTGAGGAATAGTTACGGTGGTTTTGCAGAGCGAAACGGTGGAAAAAATCCTTTTGCAGCAACTATTGATCTAAGGCTTCAAAAAAGATTTGAAACTAAAAACAAAAAGCAGGGTCTAGAGCTGTCCGTGGACATTTTCAACTTTGCTAATTTACTGAACAAAGAATGGGGCCGAACCCATAATTTTGGTAGAAGACGTGATTTTATGCGTATTAACGGCTTTGATCAAGCGGCCCAAGCTTATGACTATTCCGTTCAAACGGGTGCCGGTACCGAACCTATTAATGGTACACCATGGAGGCTTCAGTTAGGTGCACGATATACATTCAACTAA
- a CDS encoding Crp/Fnr family transcriptional regulator — protein sequence MKNIRPQLHKKHEFCLYGYLKNSENPNFSTSIREVIVSKNEIIYKPPLADNYMYEVVQGVVKLGGYSETGEENTYDVIYTGDYFGNLKYLNGQFFEFSKTLVDSKIRIYDLAFFKKTIIENSVTSEWFIAYLLKRWCLAEKKLGQVNERSTFQKLEFLKSHFNIPVHDIHGEEHILYNLLTQKDKGDLIGATRQTIANALKKKSVFVG from the coding sequence ATGAAAAACATTCGTCCCCAATTACACAAGAAACATGAATTTTGCCTCTATGGCTATTTAAAAAATTCTGAAAACCCCAATTTTTCCACATCGATCAGAGAAGTCATTGTCTCTAAAAACGAGATTATTTACAAACCACCACTTGCTGATAATTATATGTACGAAGTAGTACAAGGAGTTGTTAAGTTAGGGGGCTATTCAGAAACTGGGGAAGAGAACACTTATGATGTTATTTACACTGGCGATTATTTTGGCAACTTAAAATACTTGAACGGTCAATTTTTTGAATTTTCAAAAACCTTGGTAGATAGTAAAATACGTATCTATGACTTGGCTTTTTTCAAAAAAACTATCATTGAAAACTCGGTTACTTCCGAATGGTTCATTGCTTATCTTTTAAAACGATGGTGTCTTGCCGAAAAAAAATTGGGTCAAGTAAACGAACGGTCCACTTTTCAAAAACTTGAATTTTTAAAGTCTCACTTTAACATTCCAGTGCATGACATTCACGGAGAAGAGCATATACTTTACAACTTGCTAACCCAAAAAGACAAGGGTGACCTTATTGGGGCCACCCGCCAAACTATTGCCAATGCACTGAAGAAAAAATCAGTTTTTGTTGGTTAA
- a CDS encoding flavin reductase family protein: MISILPEAVSTAQLHGYLLGAVGPRPIAFASTVDEKGNPNLSPFSFFNVFSANPPILIFSPARRVRDNTTKHTLQNVLLTMEVVINIVNYDMVQQMSLSSTEYGKEVNEFEKSGLTMLPSDIVKPFRIAESPVQFECKVTKVEALGREGGAGNLIFAEVVKVHVDPDVLDENGVIDQHKIDQVARMGGNWYSRANAGMFEVPKPLSSLGIGVDALPEHIRLSKILTGNDLGMLGNIEEIPDTNSVQEFVENNMEIRSLLSGGERKSLELKAQEFLQQKDVLSAWKVLLAQ; this comes from the coding sequence ATGATTTCGATACTTCCAGAAGCGGTTTCCACTGCGCAATTACACGGTTATCTTTTAGGGGCGGTAGGGCCAAGACCTATAGCATTTGCAAGTACGGTAGATGAAAAAGGGAATCCCAATTTATCTCCTTTTAGTTTCTTTAATGTGTTCAGTGCCAATCCGCCAATTTTAATTTTCTCTCCGGCACGTAGGGTGCGCGATAATACTACCAAACATACCTTGCAAAATGTTTTGTTGACTATGGAAGTAGTCATAAACATTGTTAATTATGACATGGTACAGCAAATGTCGTTATCGAGTACGGAGTACGGAAAAGAGGTGAACGAGTTTGAGAAATCTGGCCTCACTATGTTGCCTTCTGATATTGTAAAACCATTTCGGATTGCTGAATCACCGGTACAGTTTGAGTGTAAAGTAACTAAAGTTGAAGCTTTAGGACGAGAAGGAGGTGCGGGTAATCTAATATTTGCCGAGGTTGTAAAAGTACATGTGGATCCAGATGTTTTGGATGAAAACGGAGTTATTGATCAACATAAAATAGACCAAGTTGCCCGTATGGGAGGTAACTGGTATAGCCGTGCAAATGCTGGGATGTTTGAGGTGCCTAAACCACTTTCTTCTCTGGGAATTGGGGTTGATGCTCTACCAGAGCATATTAGGTTGAGCAAAATTTTAACCGGAAACGATTTAGGTATGTTGGGTAATATAGAGGAAATTCCGGATACTAATTCCGTTCAAGAATTTGTAGAAAACAACATGGAAATACGCTCGCTTCTTAGTGGAGGGGAAAGAAAATCTTTAGAACTTAAAGCTCAAGAATTTTTGCAACAGAAAGATGTGCTTTCTGCTTGGAAAGTATTATTGGCACAGTAA
- the aat gene encoding leucyl/phenylalanyl-tRNA--protein transferase, with product MTFLSEELVFPSVENANYEGLLAVGGDLSVKRLLLAYRSGIFPWFNDDALLMWWSPDPRMVLYPQNIRISKSMRKVLRDGRFRLTKNTCFKAVLQACSSVPREGQDGTWITANMKKAYERLHENGYASSYEVWENNTLVGGLYGVDLGTIFCGESMFSKVSNASKFAFIKLAQELDEKNYRLIDCQIHTDHLDSLGAEEIPRSEFIQILQAENKGGE from the coding sequence TTGACTTTTTTATCGGAAGAATTGGTTTTTCCTTCGGTGGAAAATGCCAATTATGAAGGTCTATTGGCGGTGGGTGGAGATTTGTCCGTTAAACGCTTGTTACTGGCATACAGAAGCGGAATCTTCCCATGGTTCAATGATGATGCTTTATTAATGTGGTGGAGTCCCGATCCACGAATGGTGTTATATCCCCAAAACATAAGAATTTCCAAGAGCATGCGAAAAGTGTTACGAGATGGGCGATTTCGATTAACTAAAAACACCTGTTTTAAAGCAGTTCTTCAGGCCTGTTCAAGCGTGCCAAGAGAAGGGCAAGATGGCACCTGGATCACCGCGAACATGAAAAAGGCTTATGAAAGACTCCATGAAAATGGGTACGCCTCATCGTATGAAGTTTGGGAAAATAATACGCTCGTAGGTGGGCTCTATGGTGTTGATTTGGGTACTATTTTCTGTGGAGAAAGTATGTTCAGTAAAGTGAGTAACGCTTCAAAATTCGCTTTTATAAAATTGGCCCAAGAACTGGACGAGAAGAACTATCGACTAATCGATTGTCAGATTCATACGGATCACCTAGACAGTTTGGGTGCAGAAGAGATACCGCGTAGTGAGTTCATTCAAATATTACAGGCTGAAAATAAGGGAGGCGAGTAA
- a CDS encoding esterase-like activity of phytase family protein: MKNFTLEIVGLMILTTIISCEHLDDFVGHGGAQNNSISSLEYVDEFVVPDGTMYADTQVGGLSAIDYADGKWYMISDDPKAPIRFYNADIQLDENGFKDISINGVTELLSGNNLPFADNEVDPEAIRVTPGGGLIWSSEGNVNGGVDPFVCIADMDGSYKSSISISNKFKVDTDENRGPRHNGVIEGLSVAHDKNGYWASMELPLTQDGSEPIVEDTDSPVRIVHIDDSGAFGREFAYELDPIARKFDETSFTVNGVVEILEYDTDRFLVLERSFSTGYADGGNNVKIYDVDASSATDVSGMDSLMDAEYKKATKTLLFDFESVRNQLTDGVVDNIEGITFGPKLANGNRSLVLVADNNFSAFGPQLNQFILLEVK, translated from the coding sequence ATGAAAAACTTTACCTTAGAAATTGTGGGGCTAATGATTCTCACAACAATCATATCATGTGAGCATTTAGATGATTTTGTAGGTCATGGCGGAGCACAGAATAACAGCATTTCTAGTCTGGAATATGTAGATGAATTTGTAGTGCCAGATGGCACAATGTATGCAGATACCCAAGTTGGTGGACTTTCTGCAATAGATTATGCAGACGGAAAATGGTATATGATCAGTGATGACCCTAAAGCACCTATCCGTTTTTATAATGCCGATATTCAATTGGATGAAAACGGATTCAAAGACATTAGCATTAATGGGGTAACTGAATTGTTGAGCGGAAACAATCTGCCTTTTGCGGACAATGAAGTAGATCCGGAAGCGATCAGGGTTACGCCCGGCGGTGGTTTAATTTGGTCTAGTGAAGGAAATGTGAATGGTGGTGTTGATCCTTTTGTTTGTATAGCGGATATGGACGGTAGTTATAAATCTAGCATTTCTATATCTAATAAATTTAAAGTAGATACTGATGAAAACCGAGGACCAAGACATAACGGAGTTATTGAAGGTCTTAGCGTGGCACATGATAAAAACGGGTACTGGGCTTCAATGGAATTACCGCTTACCCAAGATGGTTCTGAGCCAATTGTAGAAGATACGGATTCGCCGGTACGGATTGTCCATATAGATGATTCCGGTGCTTTTGGAAGAGAATTCGCTTATGAGCTGGACCCGATTGCCAGAAAATTTGATGAAACTTCATTTACGGTAAACGGTGTTGTTGAAATACTGGAATATGATACGGATAGGTTTTTGGTGTTGGAGCGTTCTTTTTCTACCGGTTATGCCGATGGTGGTAATAACGTGAAAATCTATGATGTTGATGCTTCTAGTGCCACGGATGTAAGTGGTATGGATAGCCTTATGGATGCTGAATACAAGAAAGCGACCAAAACACTGTTGTTCGATTTTGAAAGCGTTCGCAATCAATTAACGGATGGTGTGGTAGACAATATTGAAGGAATCACTTTTGGGCCCAAACTAGCGAATGGCAACCGTTCTTTGGTTTTAGTGGCCGATAATAACTTTAGTGCTTTCGGTCCACAGTTAAATCAATTTATATTGCTTGAAGTAAAGTAA